AGTCATCGCGATTTCTCCACCAGGTCGTCGAGGTTCCGACGCTGGTTCTCATCATAGCCTTTTCCCGACGATTCCTCGCCGGACGTATTGTCGCCGCCGTCCTTGACGGCGTCCTTGATCGCGGGGGCCAGCTTGCCGGCCAACGCCTTGCCCTTGGGAGCGAAGACCTTCAGCACGGTCCCGCTCACTTCCGAGAGCGGATAGAAGATCGAATCCTCCACCCAGCGCGGCATGCGGTCGGGCGGCGTCGCCAGATGCAGCAGAAGGTTGAAGACGCCCAGGATCACGAAGGCGCGGATCAAGCCGAAGCCGGCGCCGACCGCTTGGTCTAGAACGCCTGCCGAGGTGTCATGCAGACTGGCGGTGATGCGCCCGCCGATCAGGCGGACGATCAGGAAGACGATCACGAACACGACCAGCACCGCCGTGGCCGTCGCGGCCCAGTCCGGATCCATCATCGAACGGAACAGGGGGCCGGTGACGCGCAGCCCAAAAAGGGCGATGGCGGCGGCGAAGATGAAGGAGAGCGCCGAGGTCAGTTCGCGCGAGGCGCCCCGCACCCAGCCCGTGACGCCGGAAACCAGCAGGAGCAGGCCGGCGATGATATCGAACGGTGTCACGTCAAACTGGTCCAGATCTCGTCGCCGATGCGGCGCACGGCGTCCGTCAGGCGCGCCACGCCTGCGACGGGCAGTGCGCCGCCGCCCTCAGGCAGGCCGGCGAGCGGGCCGAGGGCGCGGCCAAACCCCAGTTTCGCGGCTTCCTTCAAACGGGTCTCCATCCGACTGACCGGGCGGACTTCGCCCGACAGGCTGAGTTCGCCGAACACGACGCAGTCCTGGGGCAGGGCGACGTCCAGGGCGGAAGAGGCCAGGGCCGCCGCCGCCGCGAGATCCGCCGCCGGTTCGGTAATGCGCAGGCCGCCGGCGACGTTCAGATAGACGTCCTTGTCGCCAAAACCAAGGCCGCATCGGGCCTCGAGTACGGCGAGCACCATGGCCAGACGCCCGGAGTCCCAGCCGACGACGGCGCGGCGCGGCGTTCCGTAGGCCGACGGCGCGACCAGGGCCTGGAATTCCACGAGCACGGGGCGCGAGCCCTCGATGCCGGCGAACACCGCCGCGCCGGCCGCGCGCTCGCCGCCCTCGTTGAGAAACAGGGCTGAGGGGTTCTTGACCTCGCGCAGGCCCACATCGCCCATCTCGAACACGCCGATCTCGTCGGTCGCGCCGAAACGGTTCTTGGCGCCGCGCAGGATACGGAACGGATAGCCGCGCTCGCCCTCGAACGAGAGTACGGCGTCGACCAGGTGCTCGACGACGCGCGGGCCGGCGATCTGGCCGTCCTTGGTGACGTGACCCACGAGCAGGATCGCCACGCCCTTCTTCTTGGCCAGGCGCACCAGCTCGGTGGCGCAGGCGCGCACCTGGGTGACCGTGCCGGGTCCGGCCTCGTGGGCGTCGCTCCACATCGTCTGGATCGAGTCGATGACCACCAGGTCGAAGCTGTCACGCTTCAGGCCGTCGAGGATGTCGCGCAGGGCGGTCTCGGCGGCGAGGCTGACATTGGCTTTGGCCAGACCCATGCGGTCGGCGCGGCCCCGGATCTGCTCGACGGCCTCTTCGCCCGAGATATAGGCGCAGGATACGCCCCGCGCGGCGGCGCTGGCGCAGACCTGAAGCAAGAGGGTCGACTTGCCCACGCCCGGATCGCCGCCGATCAGCAAGGCCGAGCCGGGCACCACGCCCCCGCCGCAGACGCGATCGAACTCGTCGACGCCGGTCAGGATGCGGGGAGGGGGCGCTGTCTCGCTTTCCAGTCCCGTGAACTGCAGTCCGCGCACGCGGGTGGCCTTGGTCGCCGACAGGGCGCCGGGCGGCTTGGCGCTGACCTCTTCGACCAGAGTATTCCAGCTCTGGCAGGCCGAGCACTGTCCGGACCATTTGGTCTGGACCGCGCCGCAGGACTGGCAGGCGTAGACTGCGCCGTCGCGGGCCATGAGGTCTCCTGATTCTCGAATGCCGGGAGACTACAGGCTGGCGGCGCGCTGCGCCAAAGACGGACGCATGCGCGTCAGCGCGAAGCGCCGACGTATCGCCGAACGCCGCGCAGCGTCAGTCGAGTGAGGCGCTCGTAGGCGGTCGTTCCCGCTGCATCCGCCGCATCGTCGACCGGCAAGTTGGCGCCGAACAGTTCGACCATCGCGCCCGGACGAGCCGCGTCGCAGTCGGTGACGTCCACGGCGATCAGGTCCATGGACACGCGGCCCAGCATAGGCCGCCGCGCACCGTCAAACCAGACTTCGCCATGCGGGAAAGCGGCGCGAGGGACGCCGTCGGCGTAGCCGGCCGCGACAATGGCCACGCGGGTGTTGTCGCTGGCGGTCCAACCTGCGCCGTAGCCAATGCTCTCGCCGCGCGGGACGACGCGAACCTGTAGGATCGGCGCCTCGACGGTCGCCACCGGGCGGATCTCGGGATGAGGACGCCCCTCCGGCCCGCCGCCGTAGAGGCTGACGCCGGGGCGGGCCTGGTCGAACCGATAGGCTTCGCTGAGGAAGAGGCCGCCTGAGTTAGCCAGGCTGCGCTTGACGCCCGGTAGCATGGCGGCGGCTTCCTGGAAGCGCTCGAGCTGCTTGGCGTTCTGCGGATGCTCGGGCTGGTCGGCGCAGGCAAGGTGGCTGACGACCATCTCCAGGTCCAGCCGCTTCAGACGGTCGACGGATCCGACCAGAACCTTCAGCTCTTCCGGACGCAGGCCGAGCCGGTTCATGCCGGTGTCGACGTGCAAGGCCGCCCGCAGGCGCCCTGAGCGCGCCTGAACGTTCCAGGCTTCGACCTGGGGAAGGCTGTTGAGAACGGGGATCAGCTTTGCGCCCTCGAGCGTGTCGCCTGATCCCGGCGTGGCGCCGTCCAGCACATAGATGCGAGCCTCGCGGTCGCCCAGAGACTGACGCAGGGCCACGCCCTCGGCCAGCCGGGCGACATAGAAGCTGCGCGCGCCTTCCGCCCAGAGGCGATCAACGACCGGAGCCGCGCCCAGGCCGTAGGCGTCCGCCTTCACGGCGGGCGCGACCTCCGCATCGCCCGCGCGCGCGCGCAACGCGGCGTAGTTTTGCGCCAGAGCGTCGAGGTCGATGGTTACGCGGATGTCGTGCGGGTCGGTCACCTCTTGGGCCTAGCCGACACCGCCCTTGCGTTCAACGGATTAACCGGGATGGGCGAGCAGGAACTTGGCCACGAGGTTCTCCACGCCGGAAGCGATGATCTGCACGCCGATGCAAAGCAGCAGAAACGCTACCAGCCGCGACAATACGCGGGCGCCGGAAGGGCCCAGCATCCGCATGACCTGACCTGAGGCGCTGTAGCAAAGCCAGACAAGGATTGCGACGAGCGCGGCCGCCAAGCTGGCGCCGATGAAGAACGGCGCCACCGCGTCGCCTTCGGTCGGCCGCTGAGAGGACAGGGCGATCGCCACCGAGATCGAACCCGGACCGGTGGTGAAGGGCATGGTCAGCGGGAAGAAGGCCACGTCGTTATGGCTCTGGGCCGACTCGGTCTGATTGGCCTTGCGGTCTTCGTTCTGCTCGGGGTCCATCAGGAGGCCCCAGGCCCGGATCGCCACGACCAAGCCGCCCGCGACCCGCAGCGCGCCGATGCTGACCCCGAAGAAATTGAGGATATAGCCGCCCAGCAGCAGCGACCCCAGCAGCACCAGAAACGCGTAGAAGCCGATAGCGCGCGCCAGCTTCAGGCGTGCGGGTCGCGACCGGTTTCCCATGGCCTGATCGAAGATCAGGGCCGCCCCGACCGGGTTGACGATCGAGAAAAGCGCCGGGAACGCCAAGAGGAAGGCCCCGATCAGGCTGGAGGTGGGTAGCGGGCTGAAGTCCATGTGACTCGTCGGGCTGGGAGGCGAGGCGCCGACCGTGGCTCGCCCAGGGCGACAAAGTCAAACCTGACAGGCCTGTCCGGTTTACAGGGTGTCCACAGCCGCGCGCTCGGCGGGCCAGTGATCGAAGCTCATGACAAACTGCTGCGCGGTGGCGTCGGCGATCAGAACGCCGTCGGGTCGGCGAAAGTCGGCGCGCGTGGTGATCAACTGCCGTGTTTGCGCCACCACCCGCGCCTCGATCTCAAGCGGCGTGTCTCGACAGACCCTAAGGAAGTTCATCTGCAGGTTCACGGTGCGGTAGAGGCGGTCGTGAGGCACGATGGTCATGGCGGCGAACGCCAGGACCTGATCGGCCAGCGCTGCGAGATAGCCTCCAAACAGGGACCCGTCCGCCGTCGCGAGGGCGGGATCGGGGCGCCAGGATTTGCGCACCCAGCCCTCGCCCCAATCCTCAAGCAATCCCAGCTTCAAGGTGCTGACGATTGGCGGCGGTGTCGCGACACCGGCCTTGAGTGCGTCCAATCTTTCGGTCGCCCAGGTCATCGCGTGGCCTTTTCGTTGTCGGTGGAGCCAACATAGGTTTGTTCCGCGCTCGTGGTTACTCGACATCGGGCGCGGCGAGACTGCGGGGGAGCGACACGTGACGACTGTTGAAAAGACTCGGAAATCTCCCCGGCAAAGCCGATCTCAGGACTCTGTCGACTGCATTCTCGAGGCTGCGGCTCGGATTCTGGAGGTCAACGGCGAGGACGGCTTTACGACGAACGCCGTCGCTCTACGCGCCGGTGTCAGCATCGGAACGCTCTATCGCTACTTTCCGAACAAGCGCTCCATCCTGGTCGCCTTGGCGGAGCGCGAGACCGAACTGCACCGACGGGCGGTGCGTAAGATCACATCTGGCGAGGCGCCGTTGGCGCGAGATCGCGCGTTGATCCGAGCTTTTGCGGGCGCTTTTGCGCGACGCGACGGCGCGCGCAGGATCGCGATGAGCGCCATGCTCGCTGACGCGGACCATGCCGAGCTCGCCTCCCGTTTCGCCAGCGCCGAGGAGGGGATCACCGACGCCGGTGGGCGGCCTTTGTCGCGCATCCAAGCCTTTGTGCTGGCGCGCGCGATCCATGGCGCGTTGCGGGCTGCGGTGCTGGAAGGTGTGGATTTCCTTCAGAGCCGCGAGTTCGAGGACGAACTCGTCCGCCTTGGCCGCAGCTATCTGGGGTTCGGGGTCGCCACGGCGCGATAGGCTCGCCCTATTCGTCGGACGGGATGTTCCGCGCCTGGGCGAAGTAGTGGTCGCGGGCCAGGTTGCCAAAGCGGGTGGTGTCGCTGTTGAACGACAGGCGCACTGTGCCGATGGGGCCGTGACGTTGCTTGGCGATGATCACTTCGGCCAGACCCTGAAGCCGATCCATCTCTTCCTGCCAGGTCAGGTGTTCGGGGGTGCCTTCGCGCGGTTCGGCGCGGCCCACATAGTAGGCTTCGCGATACACGAACCAGACCATGTCGGCGTCCTGTTCGATCGAGCCCGACTCGCGAAGGTCGGAGAGCTGGGGGCGCTTGTCGTCGCGCTGTTCGACCTGGCGCGACAGCTGCGAGAGGGCGATGACCGGGACGCTGAGCTCCTTGGCCAGGGCCTTTAGGCCCATGGTGATCTGCGAGACTTCCTGCACGCGGTTGGCGTTGGCCCCGAGGTCGGAGCCGGTGACCAGCTGCAGGTAGTCGACCACGATGAGATCCAGGCCGACCTGACGCTTCAGGCGGCGGGCCCGGGCGGTCAGCTTGGCGATCGAGATACCACCGGTGGCGTCGATGTAGAGGGGGGCGTTCTGCAGCTCCATGGCGGCGTCGCGAACGCGTCCGAACTCGCTGGCGTCGATCTCGCCCTTGCGTAGGCGGTCGCCAGACACGCCCGAGGCGTCGGCCAGCATACGCAGAGCCAGCTGTTCGGCGCTCATTTCCAGCGAGTAGAAGGCGACGACGCCGCCCTGGACGGTCTTCTTGGTCCCGTCGGGCTGGATTTCGTAGGCGTATTTCTTGGCGATGTTGAAGGCGATGTTGGTCGCCAGCGCCGTCTTACCCATCGAGGGACGGCCGGCCAGGATGATCAAGTCGGACGGGTGGAGGCCGCCGATCTTCTGGTCCAGGTCGATCAGGTCGGTGGCGACGCCCGACATGCCGCCGTCGCGGCTGTAGGCTTCGGCGGTCATTTCGACAGCGCCGCGCAGGGCGTCTCCGAACGACACAAAGCCCGACGACGCCGCGCCGCTTTCGGCCAGGCTGTAGAGCTGCTGTTCGGCGGCTTCGATCTGATCTCGCGCGGCGCGCTTCTCGTCGTTGCCGCCTTGGGCCGCCGTGGCGATATCGCCGCCGATACGGATCAACTCGCGGCGCAGGGACAGGTCGAAGATCACCCGCGCATAGTCGCTGGCGTTGGCGGCCGGCGGCGCGCGATCGACAAGGTCGGCCAGGTAGCGCAGGCCGCCCAGTTCCTCGAACGCGGGATCCTTCTTGAACTCGTCAGCCAGCAGAATGGGCTCGGCCAGCTGGCCCTTGCGGACGTGAGTCTCGATGGCCTGGAACAGGCGCTGGTGGAATGGCTCGTAGAAGCAGCGGGCCTGCAGATTGTCGCTCAGGCGCTCGTAGGCGGCGTTGTCGTAGAGCAGGATGCCCAGCAGCGCCTGTTCAGCCTCCATGTTGTGCGGCGCCACGTTGATCGTGGGCTCGGGAGGCGTGGGGAGAACGAGGTCGAGCGCGGGTACGAGGGACATCGGCATAAGTTAACGCGGCGCGTCTTGCGGCGCTCGGGCCAGTTGCCCGGCGACCCAAGATGAACGGGGATGTTCTGTGTATGTTTTCGCCGCGCTGATGCGCAAGTCAGACCGCCGGAAGGGGCGTCCGCTTCTGACGTTGGCGTGAAGAGAACGGGCGCGGAGATGGCTCTCCGCGCCCGCGCGTGTTGGATCCAGGGATCCAGTCAGCCTACCAATTGACGCTGACGCGGCCGTAGAAGAAGCGGCCGTTGAAGCCGAACGGCGAGAAGCCGGTGAAGGCCGTGGCGTTGGTGGTGTTGATGTTCGCCGGCGTCCGGTTGGGATACTCGTCGAACAGGTTGTTGGCGCCGATCGCCAAGTTGACGCGCTCGTTGATCGCGTAGCGACCTTCCAGGTCAACGACCGCCTTCGCGCCCGTCCGCACGTCGAACGCCCCGGTGGGGTCGTTGTTGGGCGACAGGACCGAGCCGTAGAAGGTCGTCTTCAG
The DNA window shown above is from Caulobacter sp. FWC26 and carries:
- a CDS encoding CvpA family protein, whose amino-acid sequence is MTPFDIIAGLLLLVSGVTGWVRGASRELTSALSFIFAAAIALFGLRVTGPLFRSMMDPDWAATATAVLVVFVIVFLIVRLIGGRITASLHDTSAGVLDQAVGAGFGLIRAFVILGVFNLLLHLATPPDRMPRWVEDSIFYPLSEVSGTVLKVFAPKGKALAGKLAPAIKDAVKDGGDNTSGEESSGKGYDENQRRNLDDLVEKSR
- the radA gene encoding DNA repair protein RadA, with the protein product MARDGAVYACQSCGAVQTKWSGQCSACQSWNTLVEEVSAKPPGALSATKATRVRGLQFTGLESETAPPPRILTGVDEFDRVCGGGVVPGSALLIGGDPGVGKSTLLLQVCASAAARGVSCAYISGEEAVEQIRGRADRMGLAKANVSLAAETALRDILDGLKRDSFDLVVIDSIQTMWSDAHEAGPGTVTQVRACATELVRLAKKKGVAILLVGHVTKDGQIAGPRVVEHLVDAVLSFEGERGYPFRILRGAKNRFGATDEIGVFEMGDVGLREVKNPSALFLNEGGERAAGAAVFAGIEGSRPVLVEFQALVAPSAYGTPRRAVVGWDSGRLAMVLAVLEARCGLGFGDKDVYLNVAGGLRITEPAADLAAAAALASSALDVALPQDCVVFGELSLSGEVRPVSRMETRLKEAAKLGFGRALGPLAGLPEGGGALPVAGVARLTDAVRRIGDEIWTSLT
- the alr gene encoding alanine racemase — protein: MTDPHDIRVTIDLDALAQNYAALRARAGDAEVAPAVKADAYGLGAAPVVDRLWAEGARSFYVARLAEGVALRQSLGDREARIYVLDGATPGSGDTLEGAKLIPVLNSLPQVEAWNVQARSGRLRAALHVDTGMNRLGLRPEELKVLVGSVDRLKRLDLEMVVSHLACADQPEHPQNAKQLERFQEAAAMLPGVKRSLANSGGLFLSEAYRFDQARPGVSLYGGGPEGRPHPEIRPVATVEAPILQVRVVPRGESIGYGAGWTASDNTRVAIVAAGYADGVPRAAFPHGEVWFDGARRPMLGRVSMDLIAVDVTDCDAARPGAMVELFGANLPVDDAADAAGTTAYERLTRLTLRGVRRYVGASR
- a CDS encoding MarC family protein, which gives rise to MDFSPLPTSSLIGAFLLAFPALFSIVNPVGAALIFDQAMGNRSRPARLKLARAIGFYAFLVLLGSLLLGGYILNFFGVSIGALRVAGGLVVAIRAWGLLMDPEQNEDRKANQTESAQSHNDVAFFPLTMPFTTGPGSISVAIALSSQRPTEGDAVAPFFIGASLAAALVAILVWLCYSASGQVMRMLGPSGARVLSRLVAFLLLCIGVQIIASGVENLVAKFLLAHPG
- a CDS encoding PaaI family thioesterase, with translation MTWATERLDALKAGVATPPPIVSTLKLGLLEDWGEGWVRKSWRPDPALATADGSLFGGYLAALADQVLAFAAMTIVPHDRLYRTVNLQMNFLRVCRDTPLEIEARVVAQTRQLITTRADFRRPDGVLIADATAQQFVMSFDHWPAERAAVDTL
- a CDS encoding TetR/AcrR family transcriptional regulator, giving the protein MTTVEKTRKSPRQSRSQDSVDCILEAAARILEVNGEDGFTTNAVALRAGVSIGTLYRYFPNKRSILVALAERETELHRRAVRKITSGEAPLARDRALIRAFAGAFARRDGARRIAMSAMLADADHAELASRFASAEEGITDAGGRPLSRIQAFVLARAIHGALRAAVLEGVDFLQSREFEDELVRLGRSYLGFGVATAR
- a CDS encoding replicative DNA helicase; the encoded protein is MPMSLVPALDLVLPTPPEPTINVAPHNMEAEQALLGILLYDNAAYERLSDNLQARCFYEPFHQRLFQAIETHVRKGQLAEPILLADEFKKDPAFEELGGLRYLADLVDRAPPAANASDYARVIFDLSLRRELIRIGGDIATAAQGGNDEKRAARDQIEAAEQQLYSLAESGAASSGFVSFGDALRGAVEMTAEAYSRDGGMSGVATDLIDLDQKIGGLHPSDLIILAGRPSMGKTALATNIAFNIAKKYAYEIQPDGTKKTVQGGVVAFYSLEMSAEQLALRMLADASGVSGDRLRKGEIDASEFGRVRDAAMELQNAPLYIDATGGISIAKLTARARRLKRQVGLDLIVVDYLQLVTGSDLGANANRVQEVSQITMGLKALAKELSVPVIALSQLSRQVEQRDDKRPQLSDLRESGSIEQDADMVWFVYREAYYVGRAEPREGTPEHLTWQEEMDRLQGLAEVIIAKQRHGPIGTVRLSFNSDTTRFGNLARDHYFAQARNIPSDE